In a single window of the Dysgonomonas mossii genome:
- a CDS encoding SusC/RagA family TonB-linked outer membrane protein, with protein sequence MKRKIKNRCLNVFLLFMLGIFVSTSNIFAQGGNITVKGNVKDNNGEPIISGSVVVKGTTIGTVTDVDGNYAINVPSNGTLVFTYVGFKSQEVSVAGKSTINVTLEEDTEMLKEVVVIGYGSVKKEDLSGSIVAIKAEEINKGAITSPQQMLQGKVSGLFVQPGNGAPGSGSTIRIRSGASLSASNDPLIVIDGIPTSNDAAPGTPNALATINPNDIESFTVLKDASATAIFGSRASNGVIIITTKKGSQSKGVKISYSSTYSFNDPYKKIKTMNAQEFRDVISTYYPKGTDAGDNAQELLNKYPDQSTNWQDEIFRTAFSTDHNLGFSGKAGILPYRVSVGYTNEDGTLQTSNYERFTGSISLSPKFLNDHLSVNINVKGTINNNRYADSGAVGAAAFYDPTKPIYDENGYHGYWNHMQGTEPNKLAPVNPLALLYDVDNSGKTKRSLGNIQLDYKFHFLPELRANLNLGYDIATSTGNNGPSAGSYQAAKDSDLPNIGRYTSWDNLRRNQLLDFYLNYNKYFESIKSNVDIMGGYSYQHFYKSDFDKTFSNSTKSIGTINGFEYNESTSQYVWTASRKIPSENYLISFFGRLNYNFMDRYLLTATLRDDGSSRFSKDNRWGLFPSAAFAWTISKEPFMHGKIDALSNLKLRVGYGVTGQQDIGKDYAYIPSYIFGTNPNGTYLGSGLLKPDGYNPNLKWEQTATTNFGIDFGFLNNRINGSIEYYQKKTKDLLNTIDSPAGTNFSNVIVANVGTMKNNGVEFNINAVAIETNDFSWDLGYNITWNKSEITKLTASYNPDYPGIQIGDPGYGTGLRTQKHQTGYAPNTFWLYQQVYGEDGKPLQNVFVDRNKDGQITEADRYLTGKSPMPKVFMGFSSTFRYKDFDLGFNLRANLGNYVYNAFAAQNSTPLTFNNQGFLSNIYTGVYETGFTHKNGTEQQLSDYFLENASFLKLDNLTFGYSFKNILFNKLSGRVSFSVQNVFTITNYSGIDPESSNNKDYLGIDRNIWPRPRTYTFGLNLNF encoded by the coding sequence ATGAAAAGAAAGATTAAGAACAGATGTTTAAATGTATTCCTACTATTTATGTTAGGAATATTTGTGTCAACATCAAATATTTTTGCGCAAGGCGGAAATATCACAGTTAAGGGTAATGTGAAGGACAATAACGGCGAACCTATCATTAGTGGTAGTGTTGTTGTTAAGGGTACAACCATAGGTACTGTAACTGATGTTGATGGTAATTATGCAATCAATGTACCTTCTAACGGTACGTTAGTGTTCACTTACGTAGGATTCAAATCACAAGAAGTTTCTGTAGCCGGAAAATCTACAATTAATGTCACATTGGAGGAAGATACCGAAATGTTGAAAGAAGTTGTAGTAATCGGATATGGTAGTGTGAAGAAAGAAGACCTTAGTGGGTCAATCGTTGCAATCAAGGCAGAAGAGATAAACAAAGGAGCAATAACATCACCGCAGCAAATGCTACAAGGTAAGGTTTCCGGTTTGTTTGTGCAGCCGGGGAATGGTGCTCCGGGTTCGGGTTCTACAATTCGTATTCGTAGTGGTGCATCTTTAAGTGCAAGTAATGATCCTTTGATCGTTATTGATGGTATTCCTACATCGAATGATGCTGCTCCGGGAACTCCAAATGCTTTAGCTACAATCAATCCGAATGATATTGAATCATTCACAGTGTTGAAAGATGCTTCTGCTACAGCGATATTTGGTTCAAGGGCGTCAAACGGTGTAATTATTATTACAACAAAAAAAGGAAGCCAATCTAAAGGAGTGAAAATCTCTTATAGTAGCACATATAGTTTTAATGACCCTTATAAGAAAATTAAAACGATGAATGCTCAAGAATTCCGTGATGTAATTTCTACTTATTATCCTAAAGGAACAGATGCAGGAGATAATGCTCAAGAACTGTTGAATAAATATCCAGATCAATCGACAAACTGGCAAGATGAAATCTTCCGTACAGCCTTTAGTACAGACCATAACTTGGGATTTAGCGGAAAAGCAGGAATATTGCCATACCGGGTGTCAGTGGGTTATACAAATGAAGATGGGACATTGCAAACTTCAAATTATGAGCGTTTTACAGGAAGTATTAGCTTGAGTCCGAAGTTTCTTAATGATCATTTGAGTGTAAATATTAATGTTAAAGGAACAATAAATAATAATAGATATGCAGATTCCGGAGCAGTAGGTGCTGCAGCTTTTTATGATCCGACAAAACCAATTTATGATGAAAATGGATATCATGGCTATTGGAATCACATGCAAGGAACTGAACCGAACAAGTTAGCTCCTGTCAATCCATTGGCATTGTTATACGATGTCGACAACTCTGGAAAAACTAAACGCAGTTTAGGAAATATTCAGCTTGATTATAAATTCCACTTCTTACCTGAACTACGTGCTAATTTAAATCTGGGTTATGATATTGCTACTTCTACAGGTAATAACGGACCTTCAGCAGGGTCATACCAAGCAGCGAAAGATTCGGATCTGCCGAATATAGGAAGATATACATCTTGGGATAATTTGCGCCGAAATCAATTGTTAGACTTTTATCTGAACTATAATAAGTATTTTGAGTCGATAAAGAGTAATGTTGATATAATGGGTGGTTATTCTTATCAACATTTTTATAAATCAGATTTTGATAAAACGTTCTCTAATTCAACAAAATCTATTGGAACTATAAATGGATTTGAATACAATGAATCTACTAGTCAATATGTTTGGACAGCTAGTCGAAAAATCCCTTCTGAAAACTATTTGATATCATTCTTCGGTAGGTTGAACTATAACTTCATGGATCGCTATTTATTGACAGCAACTTTGCGTGATGATGGTTCTTCTCGTTTCAGTAAAGATAATCGTTGGGGTTTATTCCCATCTGCAGCATTTGCTTGGACAATTTCTAAGGAACCATTTATGCACGGTAAAATTGATGCATTATCTAATTTGAAATTGCGTGTAGGATATGGAGTTACAGGTCAACAAGATATAGGTAAGGATTATGCTTATATTCCATCTTATATTTTTGGAACGAATCCGAATGGAACATATTTAGGGTCGGGTCTACTAAAACCTGATGGATATAATCCAAATCTAAAATGGGAGCAAACTGCTACGACAAACTTTGGTATTGATTTTGGATTTTTGAATAATCGTATTAATGGTAGCATCGAATATTATCAAAAGAAGACAAAAGATTTGCTTAATACAATAGATTCTCCTGCAGGAACTAACTTCTCTAATGTAATTGTGGCTAACGTTGGTACAATGAAAAATAATGGAGTTGAGTTTAATATCAATGCTGTAGCTATAGAAACTAACGATTTTTCATGGGATCTAGGTTATAATATTACGTGGAATAAGAGTGAGATTACTAAGTTGACTGCATCTTACAACCCTGATTATCCGGGTATACAAATCGGAGACCCTGGTTATGGAACAGGACTTCGCACACAAAAACATCAAACAGGATATGCTCCTAATACTTTCTGGTTATATCAGCAGGTTTATGGGGAAGATGGAAAGCCTCTTCAAAATGTATTTGTAGATCGTAATAAAGATGGACAAATTACAGAGGCCGATCGTTACCTGACAGGAAAGAGCCCTATGCCAAAAGTATTTATGGGATTTAGCTCAACATTCAGATATAAAGATTTTGATTTAGGGTTTAATTTACGTGCTAATTTAGGTAATTATGTATATAATGCTTTTGCTGCACAAAATTCAACGCCATTGACTTTCAACAATCAAGGATTCCTTTCTAATATTTATACAGGAGTGTATGAAACCGGATTTACTCATAAGAATGGAACAGAGCAGCAGCTATCTGATTACTTCCTAGAGAATGCATCGTTCCTAAAATTGGATAATCTGACATTTGGCTATAGTTTCAAAAATATATTGTTTAATAAACTATCCGGACGTGTGAGTTTTTCTGTTCAGAATGTATTTACTATCACCAATTATAGTGGAATTGATCCTGAAAGCTCTAATAATAAAGATTATCTTGGTATTGATAGGAATATATGGCCACGTCCAAGAACCTATACATTTGGTTTAAATCTTAACTTTTAA
- a CDS encoding RagB/SusD family nutrient uptake outer membrane protein: MKAKYLLTLFSGLALTLSSCLGDLDVQPLDENVVTGEIAYSDAASYTKGLMKIYSVWAISGQDGEGSSDIENLDPGNAQLLRSWWNLQEVSTDECKVAWANDSWVPEINNMTWSNSKNESIEGVYQRCMFIVALANEYLKQVGNAPTDANPTQLRAEARFCRALAYYVLMDQYARPPFITESNYSVSPSPLSREELFGWIVKELTEIEKDLPAARQGIYGRADQGAVNALLARAYLNAEVYTGKAMYTECITACNKVIAGGYALTADYSNIFKADNNVVAKNEIIFPICFDGAATKTWGGMTFLICSSRGGAEYVLATDGVSSGWDGTRSTQNLVNKFAFSSNNKTAANIIDKRGIFYSEGRSVEIKTTPLGTFTSEGWAVYKFKNVKSNGSLASDTQFPDTDFPMLRLGDVYLMYAEAVLRGGAGGDKNTALGYVNELRKRGYGDDSGAITSTELTTDFILDERSRELYWEGTRRTDLIRYGLYTSGSYRWPFKGGVLEGVGVDNTRNIFPIPVTDLSVNGNLTQNPGY, translated from the coding sequence ATGAAAGCAAAATATTTATTGACATTATTTAGCGGATTAGCGTTGACTTTAAGCTCTTGTTTGGGAGACTTAGATGTACAGCCGTTGGATGAGAATGTAGTGACTGGCGAAATAGCTTATTCTGATGCTGCCAGTTATACCAAAGGATTAATGAAAATATATTCAGTATGGGCTATTAGTGGACAAGATGGTGAGGGAAGTTCCGATATTGAAAATCTCGATCCGGGGAATGCTCAGTTGTTGCGTTCATGGTGGAACCTGCAAGAAGTGTCTACCGATGAGTGTAAAGTAGCATGGGCAAACGACTCATGGGTTCCAGAAATCAATAACATGACTTGGTCTAATTCTAAAAATGAATCTATAGAAGGCGTTTACCAAAGATGTATGTTTATTGTAGCATTGGCTAACGAATATCTGAAACAGGTAGGAAATGCCCCAACGGATGCAAATCCTACTCAATTGCGTGCAGAAGCTCGTTTTTGTAGAGCGTTGGCTTACTATGTGTTGATGGATCAATATGCTAGACCTCCTTTTATCACAGAGAGTAATTATTCAGTATCTCCGTCTCCACTAAGCAGAGAAGAGCTCTTTGGCTGGATAGTAAAAGAATTAACAGAGATAGAAAAAGATCTTCCGGCTGCACGTCAGGGTATATATGGGCGTGCTGATCAAGGTGCTGTAAATGCTTTACTTGCACGTGCCTACCTGAATGCAGAAGTATATACAGGAAAAGCGATGTATACAGAATGTATAACAGCATGTAATAAAGTTATTGCCGGCGGATATGCATTGACTGCAGATTATTCAAACATATTTAAAGCAGATAATAACGTGGTTGCTAAAAATGAAATAATCTTCCCTATTTGTTTTGATGGGGCAGCAACTAAAACTTGGGGAGGTATGACATTCCTTATTTGTTCTTCTCGTGGTGGTGCTGAATATGTATTAGCTACTGACGGGGTTAGTTCAGGATGGGATGGAACTCGTTCAACACAAAACTTAGTGAATAAGTTTGCATTCTCAAGTAATAATAAAACTGCAGCAAATATTATAGATAAGCGAGGCATATTCTACTCTGAAGGCCGTTCTGTGGAAATAAAAACTACACCTCTAGGAACATTTACCAGTGAGGGTTGGGCTGTATACAAATTTAAGAATGTAAAATCGAATGGAAGTTTGGCTTCTGATACTCAATTTCCTGATACAGATTTTCCTATGTTGCGCTTAGGAGATGTATATCTGATGTATGCTGAAGCGGTTCTTCGTGGAGGAGCAGGAGGTGATAAAAATACTGCTCTGGGATATGTAAACGAGCTTCGCAAACGTGGATATGGAGACGACTCAGGTGCTATTACATCTACTGAACTTACAACAGACTTTATATTGGATGAGCGTTCTCGTGAATTGTATTGGGAAGGAACTCGCCGTACAGACCTCATTCGCTATGGATTATATACATCTGGATCTTATCGCTGGCCATTCAAGGGAGGAGTATTGGAAGGTGTAGGAGTAGATAATACTCGTAACATTTTCCCTATTCCGGTAACAGATCTTTCTGTAAATGGAAATCTGACTCAAAATCCAGGATATTAA
- a CDS encoding SusF/SusE family outer membrane protein, whose product MKLLKYIPVVFLSLITFASCDSDLDKVTYHEEDAKIGALNPIASSYVLDDKKADEVVDTFKWTKASFGYDAAIIYKLEVDVAGKDFANKKTISSLIGKTQAAITHKELNNVLLSLDSIYNIPPRTEATYDIRISATIGDVITPLYTNVVTSKITTYLSYPKNVYMIGADFGGWNWSDAGIVDMTPVWGLDGTFWAIRYFKAANGFKWNTSKAWDGSDFYELDSKEGYTTNGGNAFVPADGFYIVYMDMPNKKITIKAAEVYGMGDCFGGWSTATYPFTASGNKMSITTTGAGELRMYAGYPAVGGDWWKMEFIILNGKIEYRGKGGDQDRVSVAAGKKVTLDFNAGTGTIE is encoded by the coding sequence ATGAAACTATTAAAATATATACCTGTTGTTTTTCTTTCTCTAATAACTTTTGCTTCGTGCGATAGTGATTTGGATAAAGTAACATATCATGAAGAAGATGCAAAAATAGGGGCTTTAAATCCAATTGCATCATCTTATGTCCTTGATGACAAAAAGGCTGATGAGGTAGTCGATACGTTTAAATGGACGAAAGCTTCATTTGGTTATGACGCTGCTATTATCTATAAATTGGAAGTTGATGTGGCTGGTAAAGATTTTGCAAATAAGAAAACTATTTCTTCTCTTATAGGAAAGACTCAAGCTGCTATAACTCATAAAGAATTGAATAATGTGTTATTAAGCCTTGATTCTATATATAATATTCCCCCAAGAACAGAAGCTACTTATGATATACGTATATCTGCAACTATTGGTGATGTTATAACTCCTTTGTATACAAATGTAGTAACTTCTAAAATTACTACCTATTTATCATATCCTAAGAATGTATATATGATAGGAGCTGATTTTGGCGGATGGAACTGGAGTGATGCTGGTATTGTAGATATGACTCCTGTTTGGGGACTTGACGGTACTTTCTGGGCGATACGATATTTTAAAGCAGCAAATGGCTTCAAATGGAATACCTCTAAAGCGTGGGATGGTTCAGACTTTTATGAATTGGATTCTAAGGAAGGATATACAACGAATGGAGGCAATGCATTTGTTCCTGCCGATGGCTTTTATATTGTTTATATGGATATGCCTAATAAAAAGATTACAATAAAAGCGGCAGAAGTCTATGGAATGGGAGACTGTTTTGGTGGATGGAGTACTGCTACATATCCATTTACCGCATCTGGCAACAAAATGTCAATAACAACTACAGGTGCAGGTGAATTAAGAATGTATGCTGGTTATCCTGCAGTTGGAGGTGATTGGTGGAAAATGGAATTTATTATTCTTAACGGAAAAATAGAATATAGAGGTAAAGGTGGTGACCAAGATAGAGTTTCTGTTGCTGCAGGCAAAAAAGTTACTCTTGATTTCAATGCCGGTACAGGAACAATTGAATAA
- a CDS encoding glycoside hydrolase family 97 protein, whose protein sequence is MKKIISISIFIGFYLIFGTVKAQELKSPNGNLTLKFYLQGNGVPTYTLTYKGKDVIKPSKLGLELKDNSDSHTDFNDFSIKGNTDSQKEDKVSLLDGFQLTDSKTSSFDETWQPVWGEVKEIRNHYNELAVTLNQKSTDRHILIRFRLFDDGLGFRYEFPEQKNLIYFVIKEERTQFAMAGDHKAFWIPGDYDTQEYDYTTSKLSEIRGLMSKAITPNSSQTPFSPTGVQTALMMKTNDGLYINLHEAALINYACMHLNLDDKNMVFESWLTPDAQGNKGYLQAPCNTPWRTVIVSDDARDVLASHITLNLNDPCKIEDTSWIKPVKYVGVWWEMITGKSTWAYTDDVYSVQLGVTDYSKTKPNGKHGANTAHVKEYIDFAAEHGFDAVLVEGWNVGWEDWFGKSKDYVFDFVTPYPDFDVKGLHDYAKSKGVKMMMHHETSASVRNYERHMDQAYKFMVDNGYNSVKSGYVGDIIPRGEYHYGQWMVNHYQYALEKAADYKIMLNAHEAVRPTGLCRTYPNLIGNESARGTEYQAFGGSKPNHVTILPFTRLIGGPMDYTPGIFQMDVSKINPDNHSHVNSTLANQLALYVTMYSPLQMAADLIENYKQHLDAFQFIKDVAIDWDESKILEAEPGEYITIARKAKGSNNWFIGSVCDENGRTSNITFDYLDPAKTYIATIYSDAKDAHYKTNPQAYTIRKVVISNKSKLSQFCAPAGGYAISIVEAGKNDIKGLKKL, encoded by the coding sequence ATGAAAAAAATCATCAGTATTTCTATTTTTATTGGCTTTTATTTAATCTTTGGAACAGTGAAAGCGCAAGAACTCAAATCACCAAATGGAAATCTTACATTAAAGTTTTATTTGCAAGGTAATGGTGTGCCAACTTATACTTTAACGTATAAGGGAAAAGATGTAATTAAGCCTAGTAAGCTGGGTTTGGAGTTGAAAGACAATAGTGACTCTCATACCGATTTCAATGACTTTTCTATAAAAGGAAATACAGACTCACAAAAAGAAGACAAGGTTTCTTTACTCGACGGATTTCAGCTTACAGATAGCAAGACCTCATCTTTTGATGAAACATGGCAGCCTGTATGGGGTGAAGTAAAAGAAATACGCAATCATTATAATGAATTAGCTGTGACGCTAAATCAGAAATCAACAGACAGGCATATCCTTATCCGTTTTCGCCTCTTTGATGATGGCTTAGGTTTTCGCTATGAATTTCCCGAGCAAAAGAATCTTATATACTTTGTTATAAAAGAAGAGCGAACTCAGTTTGCTATGGCCGGCGATCATAAAGCATTCTGGATTCCGGGCGATTATGATACACAAGAATATGATTATACAACATCGAAGTTATCAGAGATAAGAGGGTTGATGAGTAAGGCTATTACTCCTAACTCATCTCAGACGCCGTTTTCTCCAACAGGGGTACAAACTGCATTGATGATGAAAACAAATGATGGGTTGTATATCAATCTGCATGAGGCTGCTTTGATAAACTATGCATGTATGCATCTAAATTTGGATGATAAGAACATGGTATTCGAATCTTGGTTGACACCTGATGCACAAGGCAACAAGGGATATTTGCAAGCTCCATGTAACACGCCGTGGCGTACTGTAATAGTGAGTGATGATGCACGTGATGTATTGGCATCTCATATTACACTGAACTTGAATGATCCGTGTAAGATTGAAGATACATCGTGGATCAAACCTGTAAAATATGTAGGTGTATGGTGGGAGATGATTACCGGTAAAAGCACATGGGCTTATACCGATGATGTGTACAGCGTACAGTTAGGAGTTACAGACTATTCTAAGACAAAGCCCAATGGTAAGCATGGTGCAAATACCGCTCATGTGAAAGAATATATAGATTTTGCAGCAGAACATGGGTTTGATGCTGTATTGGTTGAAGGCTGGAATGTAGGCTGGGAAGATTGGTTTGGAAAGTCTAAAGATTATGTATTTGACTTTGTTACTCCATATCCAGACTTTGATGTAAAAGGATTGCATGATTATGCGAAGAGCAAGGGTGTTAAAATGATGATGCATCACGAAACATCGGCCTCGGTTCGTAATTATGAACGCCATATGGATCAGGCATATAAGTTTATGGTGGATAATGGTTATAACTCTGTAAAAAGCGGATATGTAGGAGATATCATTCCTCGTGGAGAATATCATTACGGACAATGGATGGTAAATCATTATCAATATGCACTGGAAAAAGCAGCCGATTATAAAATAATGTTGAATGCTCATGAAGCGGTTCGTCCTACAGGGTTATGTCGTACATATCCAAACCTAATAGGTAATGAGTCAGCTCGTGGTACAGAATATCAGGCATTTGGAGGTAGCAAACCGAATCATGTGACTATACTACCTTTCACCCGTTTGATTGGTGGCCCGATGGATTATACTCCGGGTATTTTCCAGATGGATGTGAGTAAAATTAATCCTGATAATCATTCGCATGTGAATAGCACGTTAGCAAATCAATTGGCATTGTATGTGACTATGTATAGTCCGTTGCAAATGGCTGCCGACTTGATAGAAAATTATAAACAACACCTTGATGCTTTCCAGTTTATAAAAGATGTAGCTATCGATTGGGACGAAAGTAAGATACTTGAAGCAGAGCCGGGAGAATATATCACAATAGCACGTAAGGCAAAAGGTTCAAATAATTGGTTTATAGGAAGTGTATGTGATGAAAACGGACGTACATCAAATATTACATTTGATTATCTCGATCCGGCAAAAACATATATTGCTACAATATATAGCGATGCCAAAGATGCTCATTATAAGACCAATCCGCAGGCATATACAATTCGAAAAGTAGTGATTTCTAATAAGTCCAAACTGTCTCAATTCTGTGCTCCGGCCGGAGGGTATGCGATAAGCATTGTTGAAGCAGGGAAGAACGATATAAAAGGTTTAAAGAAACTGTAA
- a CDS encoding L-cysteine desulfidase family protein, which produces MLNECERSLIISLIKKEVVPAIGCTEPIAVSLCVAKATEVLETVPEKIKVYLSANILKNAMGVGIPGTKMVGLPIAIALGALIGKSEYGLQVLKDLKPEDVDTGKKYIEEKRIEIGLKEDIDDNLYIEVHCLKNEKEAVAIIKGTHTHFSHISKNGEVIINECDSNHCEESKEEIKLSFSKVYEFATTTPIDDIRFILQAAELNRTASKLSAQGSYGHNVAKTMTGALGKQIFGDSMLTHMMSYTAAACDARMDGAMIPVMSNSGSGNQGITATLPVLTYAEDTNCSEESLIRALILSHLTVVYIKQKLGRLSALCGCVAAATGASCGITYLMGGDYNQITFAVKNMVGNITGMICDGAKPSCALKISSGVSTAVLSAIMAMEQKVVSSLEGIVDDDVDKTIENLTSIGAVGMQETDKLVLKIMTSK; this is translated from the coding sequence ATGCTAAACGAATGTGAACGTAGTCTAATCATCAGTTTAATCAAAAAAGAAGTTGTTCCGGCTATCGGATGTACAGAGCCTATAGCGGTTTCATTATGTGTAGCCAAAGCCACTGAGGTATTGGAAACCGTGCCGGAGAAGATAAAAGTATATCTGAGCGCCAACATATTGAAAAATGCAATGGGTGTTGGTATTCCGGGGACAAAGATGGTAGGACTGCCCATAGCGATTGCACTAGGTGCTTTGATAGGTAAAAGTGAATATGGATTACAGGTGCTGAAAGACTTGAAGCCGGAAGATGTAGATACAGGGAAAAAATATATTGAGGAAAAACGGATAGAAATAGGGCTTAAAGAAGATATAGATGACAATCTATATATTGAGGTGCACTGCCTTAAGAACGAAAAAGAAGCTGTAGCCATAATAAAAGGAACACATACACACTTTTCTCATATATCTAAAAATGGCGAAGTAATTATAAACGAATGTGATAGCAACCATTGCGAAGAGAGTAAAGAGGAGATAAAATTATCCTTTTCAAAAGTATATGAGTTTGCAACTACTACTCCGATAGACGACATTCGCTTTATTCTTCAGGCGGCAGAACTAAACCGCACTGCTTCGAAACTGTCGGCTCAAGGAAGTTATGGTCACAATGTCGCTAAAACAATGACAGGAGCATTGGGCAAGCAAATATTCGGAGATTCAATGCTCACTCATATGATGTCGTATACCGCCGCTGCATGTGATGCACGTATGGATGGTGCTATGATACCGGTAATGAGCAATTCGGGCAGTGGGAATCAAGGAATTACGGCAACGCTGCCAGTTCTGACGTATGCAGAAGATACAAATTGCTCGGAAGAGAGTCTGATAAGGGCGTTAATTCTCAGCCACCTTACAGTAGTATATATAAAGCAGAAACTAGGACGTTTATCGGCTCTATGTGGCTGTGTTGCAGCTGCGACGGGCGCTAGTTGTGGCATAACCTATCTAATGGGAGGAGATTACAACCAAATAACATTTGCCGTAAAAAACATGGTTGGTAATATAACAGGAATGATCTGTGACGGAGCAAAGCCTAGCTGTGCCTTGAAAATATCCAGCGGAGTGTCTACAGCCGTGCTTTCGGCAATTATGGCAATGGAGCAGAAAGTAGTTTCTTCGCTAGAGGGTATTGTTGATGACGACGTGGACAAAACCATAGAGAACCTGACAAGTATAGGTGCCGTAGGCATGCAAGAAACAGATAAATTGGTATTGAAAATAATGACCAGCAAATAA
- a CDS encoding diacylglycerol/lipid kinase family protein translates to MVQKKKIYVIINPKSGTSAKQNIPHKIAEAFDAHKFDVHIFVTGYPGHGSEIATQAIKDKADYVVAVGGDGTVNEVGGALVGSDVALGIIPMGSGNGLGRDLNIPTDPKKAMEIILEENIISIDYGTVNDRIFLCTCGVGFDAEVAAKVSGRKNRGSLMYLRNMLEIFFQQKPQEYIVTCPEGTIKDKAFVVTCANASQYGYNAHIAPHADIQDGLMNVAILKPLSILDVPQTSVQLFTKKIDENSKMVELLTNEVTIIREQAGVMHIDGDPVEMGKEIHVKIIPFGLKVLVPKKPQKKHPLDPQELLLRVLGSI, encoded by the coding sequence ATGGTTCAGAAGAAAAAAATATATGTAATAATCAACCCTAAATCGGGTACTTCAGCTAAGCAAAATATTCCGCATAAGATTGCTGAAGCATTTGACGCCCATAAGTTTGATGTGCATATTTTTGTTACCGGTTATCCCGGTCATGGATCAGAAATAGCCACTCAGGCAATAAAAGATAAGGCAGACTATGTGGTTGCTGTGGGGGGCGATGGTACCGTAAATGAAGTAGGAGGGGCTCTTGTAGGCTCAGATGTAGCTCTTGGTATTATACCAATGGGTTCGGGAAATGGTTTAGGACGCGACCTGAACATCCCAACCGATCCGAAGAAAGCAATGGAGATCATATTGGAAGAAAATATAATATCCATCGATTACGGAACAGTGAATGACCGCATATTCCTTTGTACTTGCGGAGTAGGGTTCGATGCTGAAGTGGCAGCTAAGGTCTCGGGCAGGAAAAATAGAGGCTCTTTGATGTATCTCAGAAATATGCTTGAAATCTTTTTTCAACAAAAGCCTCAAGAGTATATAGTTACATGCCCCGAAGGTACAATAAAAGATAAAGCCTTCGTTGTTACTTGTGCTAATGCTTCGCAGTACGGATACAATGCTCATATTGCACCTCATGCCGATATACAGGACGGGTTGATGAATGTGGCGATATTGAAACCCCTTTCGATATTGGATGTGCCTCAAACTTCGGTACAATTGTTTACAAAAAAAATAGATGAGAATAGTAAGATGGTTGAGCTTTTGACCAATGAAGTTACTATTATCAGAGAGCAAGCCGGGGTGATGCACATTGACGGTGATCCGGTAGAGATGGGGAAAGAAATACATGTGAAAATAATTCCATTCGGATTGAAAGTCCTCGTTCCTAAAAAACCACAAAAGAAACACCCTCTTGATCCTCAAGAACTACTGTTGAGAGTTTTAGGCTCTATCTAA